The nucleotide window GTTCGTAGTCTTGGTTGTTTATCGCCGTGATGATCAGCCGTCCCATCCCCTGAATCTCGAAGACGGTCTCCGTGAGCACGGCACCGCCGAGGGCGGTCGACAGTCCGAGACCGATGATGGTGATCACCGGGAGCTGTGCGACCTGGAACGCGTGTTTGCGCACGATCGTCGACTCGGGCACTCCGTACGCCCGGGCGAGCTTGACGTACTCGCCTTGAAGCGAGTCGACCATCGACGAGCGCTCGATCCGCGTGATCTGTGCCATCTGGAGCGTTCCGAGCGCGATCATCGGCAAGAAGAGGTGGTGTACCGACTGGCGGAGCACCTCGAACTGCGTCGCCGCCCCCCGCACGTCAGCCGGGTTCGCCCACGGGAGGATGAGTCCCCGCGCGGGGAACCACCCGAGATAGAACGCGAAGACGATGATCAACACCAGTCCGATCCAGAACGACGGCGTCGAGACGCCGATCAGCGAGACGATCCGGGAGACGTGGTCGGCCGGCTCGTTCCGCCGCTTGGCCGAAAGCACGCCTAACGGGATCGCCGTGACGATCGCGAACGCGAACGCGGACAGCATGAGCAACAGCGTCACCGGCAGCCGGAGCATGATCATCTCCAAGACCGGCCGGTCGTAGTAGATGCTGAGGCCGAGATCCCCTGTCAAGACGCCGGAGAGGTACGTGAAGTACCGGACGTGTATCGGCCGGTCGAGACCGTACCGGGCCCGGATCGCCTCGACCTGCTCCTGTGCCGGCGTCGGTCCCAGCATGATCTCCACCGGGTCGCCGGGGATCTGGTTTGCTAGGAAGAAGGTTATCGTCACGATACCTATCAGTACGGGTATCGCCTGTGCGAACCGTCGGAGTGTATACCGAAGTAAACTCACTGTCGTGGATCTCTCGTTGCTTCGATTCGGTCTTTGCTGTCGCTTATCCGTTTCGCTCCCGCCGACCACCAAGACGGTGACCGCGGACGGCCGCCGAACGCGTCGACGACGTCCCGAAGGGCTCGCGTCCGGCCGCATCCGCGCCGCGATCCATCCACCGTCGCGACGCGGTTTCGTCGTGGTTCCGACGCGATTCGTTCCGTTCGTCTCCCGACTCGATTACCGGGACACCGTAGCGTCGTCCAGCTGGATCTCCGACGAGATCGGGTGTGCGCTGAAGCCCTCCACGGCGCTACGGACTCCGTAGGAGTTGTTCAGGTTGTACGCCGGGATGTGGACGCGCTCCTCGAGCAGCGTCGTCGTCGCCTCGATGTAGAGCTGCCGGCGCTCCTCGCGGTCGGCGGACTCGCGGGCCTGCGTCAGCTTCTCGGAGGCCTCGTCGTACCCGTGGAAGGTCCCGTTGGTGACGCCGTCCGTCTCCTGGCTCAGCAGGTTGTACACGAACGCGTCCGGGTCCGGGCTGCCCGACCAGCCGAGCGTGTACATGTTGTACTCGTCCGCGCTGTTCGGCCCGTCGTCGCTCTGGTACGCCTCGGTGAACGTCCCCCAGTCGAGTCGCTGGACCTCGACGTTGTCGAAGCCGGCGTTCTGGAGGCCGTCGCCGATGCTGATACCGATCTGTTCGCGCTTGTCGTCCGGCGGAACGATGATCCGCCAGTCGTAGTCCATCGAAACGCCGGCCTCGTCGAACAGCGCCTGCGCCTCTTCGAGGTCCTGTCCGTGGGAGATCTCGGACCACTCGTCGACCGGGAAGTTCCACTCCTCGGAGATAGACGACGGGTACGGGCTGTACTGTCGCACACCGGACGGCTCGACGAAGTTCTCGACCGCCTGATCCATCGAGAAGCAGTAGTCGACCGCCTCGCGGACGAGGGGGTCGCTCGTCGGACCGTTGGCGCAGTTGAACGCGAGGTAGAAGTATCCCACACCCGGTTCCTCGGTGATACTGGCGTTCTGGTTGCTCTCGACCGTCTCGTACAGCTGGGGCGGAATGGTCTCGATGACGTCGACGTTCCCCGTCTCCAACTCGGTGACGCGGGTCGTCTGCTCCTCGATGGGGTCGAACTCGATCTGGCCGATCTCCGGGAGGTTGTCGCTGTCCCAGTAGTCGTCCCACCGCTCGACGGTCGCGTAGTCCTCAGGCTCCCACTCGACGAGCTGGAAGGGACCGGAGCCGACCGGGTCCTGATTGTACGCCTCGGTGTCCTCCTGACGCACGGAGGCGTTGACGACGCTGC belongs to Halorubrum sp. DM2 and includes:
- a CDS encoding ABC transporter permease, producing the protein MSLLRYTLRRFAQAIPVLIGIVTITFFLANQIPGDPVEIMLGPTPAQEQVEAIRARYGLDRPIHVRYFTYLSGVLTGDLGLSIYYDRPVLEMIMLRLPVTLLLMLSAFAFAIVTAIPLGVLSAKRRNEPADHVSRIVSLIGVSTPSFWIGLVLIIVFAFYLGWFPARGLILPWANPADVRGAATQFEVLRQSVHHLFLPMIALGTLQMAQITRIERSSMVDSLQGEYVKLARAYGVPESTIVRKHAFQVAQLPVITIIGLGLSTALGGAVLTETVFEIQGMGRLIITAINNQDYELIMGTTLVFGFVYVIGVIVTDITYSYLDPRVTYGED
- a CDS encoding ABC transporter substrate-binding protein, whose translation is MRRQHTQRISRRKVLAGGAAGTSLLLAGCTGGGDGGDGGDGGDGGDGGDGGSSGPTLYFSQAKGPLDMDPIVMNDVPSAQITGQLFDGIYEYGEGVGIEPKIAAEMPTVERDGTRFIVPLREDAEFQNGDPVTAEDVVHTMLAPVEEQTENAPEVNMIDSGEAIDEYTAQFDLSYPYGAFTIAMVRSVVNASVRQEDTEAYNQDPVGSGPFQLVEWEPEDYATVERWDDYWDSDNLPEIGQIEFDPIEEQTTRVTELETGNVDVIETIPPQLYETVESNQNASITEEPGVGYFYLAFNCANGPTSDPLVREAVDYCFSMDQAVENFVEPSGVRQYSPYPSSISEEWNFPVDEWSEISHGQDLEEAQALFDEAGVSMDYDWRIIVPPDDKREQIGISIGDGLQNAGFDNVEVQRLDWGTFTEAYQSDDGPNSADEYNMYTLGWSGSPDPDAFVYNLLSQETDGVTNGTFHGYDEASEKLTQARESADREERRQLYIEATTTLLEERVHIPAYNLNNSYGVRSAVEGFSAHPISSEIQLDDATVSR